The Archangium primigenium genomic interval GTCTCCGCGGCATAGAGGTACCCGTCTCCCGGTACCTTCACGCCACTGAGCCCCTCGAGGAACGCCTGGCCCCGGCCTGGATCCGACTCCCGCCACGTATTGTAGTAGGCTCGCGGCTTCGGTGTACTGGGGTTGGACACGTCCAGGATGCGCAGGCCGTCCTGTGCATGGGCCACATACAGTCGCGACCCCACCAGCGTCAGTCCACTCACAGTGGATTCCGGCCGCAGCTGGAACTGTCCCACCTGCTCGATGTGCGCGGGATCCGTCACGTTCAGGGCCCGGATGCGGGAGTTCCAGCCCTCGCTCGCCTCGAAGGCGATCGTCCGACCGTCCCCTTCGATCACTCCCACGGCCACCGGGCGGCTCGTGGCCTTGTCGTAGCCGAAGTGGCCCAGCGTCACCGGCTTGGTGGGCGTCTTCACGTCCGCCACCACCAGACCGTAGCGCCAGTGGCCCACGTAGAGCCGGTCGTTGAAGACCACGCCCTCCACGGGCGTCTCCCCGTTGGCCAAGAGGCTCTCCTCCGCGTAGTAGCGCGCCAGCAACGAGGGTTTGTTCGCATCCTTGGAGAGATCATAGATGAGGACCTCGCCCCGGGGCGCGGGCGACATCAGGTAGAGCCGGTCCTGGTCCACCACCAGGCCCCATCCCTGCACCGCTTGGCGCCAGGACGTGTCCGTGATGCGCGTGGGGGCCTTGGGGTTGCGCACGTCGTAGAGGATCACGCCCTCCTTGGAACTCGACACGTAGAGCGTCTGGCCCCGGACCCATGCCCGGTACCAGACGTCGTTGGAGGGCGAGAGCTCCGCGAGCTTCTCGGGGTGCTCCGGCTTGCTCACATCGTAGATGAAGAGGCCGTCCGAGAGCGCCGTCACATAGGCGAAGCCCCCCGCCACGAACACGTCCGACGCCATGCCCCGGGGCAGGGGCGTCTCCGAGACCAGGGCCACGCCCTCGGCCTCCTGCTCCCCGGCGCGCCGCTGCAGGCGCACCGCCTCGAAGTTACCCGTCAGGTCACCCGCCCCATTGGAGCACCGGCGGAACGTGCCCGTCACCTGGGTGGCGCTCGGGGCCTGGCACCCGGAGAGCACCAGCCGGCTGGAGATGGCCCCGTTGGGGTAGTCCCCCGCCAGGAAGAACGTGCCCTCCCCCACGCGCTGCTCGCTCATGGGCGTGTTGAAGAGCAGGGGGGCGCCCGGAAAGCGCACCGTCCCCGGCGCATCCACCCC includes:
- a CDS encoding LVIVD repeat-containing protein, translated to MNRLLLVMTGALLPALVGCSNTVDTEPKRDCEFEAFDVSACDAAALASVKAEGIWNANVVLGGVDAPGTVRFPGAPLLFNTPMSEQRVGEGTFFLAGDYPNGAISSRLVLSGCQAPSATQVTGTFRRCSNGAGDLTGNFEAVRLQRRAGEQEAEGVALVSETPLPRGMASDVFVAGGFAYVTALSDGLFIYDVSKPEHPEKLAELSPSNDVWYRAWVRGQTLYVSSSKEGVILYDVRNPKAPTRITDTSWRQAVQGWGLVVDQDRLYLMSPAPRGEVLIYDLSKDANKPSLLARYYAEESLLANGETPVEGVVFNDRLYVGHWRYGLVVADVKTPTKPVTLGHFGYDKATSRPVAVGVIEGDGRTIAFEASEGWNSRIRALNVTDPAHIEQVGQFQLRPESTVSGLTLVGSRLYVAHAQDGLRILDVSNPSTPKPRAYYNTWRESDPGRGQAFLEGLSGVKVPGDGYLYAAETSRGLMVFREQ